In Treponema primitia ZAS-2, a genomic segment contains:
- the putP gene encoding sodium/proline symporter PutP: MSASNIQTLIGMGAYLVVMIVIGLWYAQRSNSNPEEFFLGKRGLGPWVAAMSAEASDMSGWLLMGLPGVAYFTGMGEAFWTALGLFIGTWINWQLVAKRLRAYSQVADNAITLPTFFSNRFHDKKRILMSIAALVILVFFSIYAGSQFVTFGKLFGYVFGAEDYYTAMVILGAALVMVYTLLGGFLAESTTDFIQGLMMILVLILVLGFGVSHAGGLAGVSENLKNFPRFTDIFGIATPLDASGKAAGVQALVNGKPSFGPGANYSLLNIVSCMAWGLGYFGMPQVLLRFMAIRKSSKIAQSRLIAVTWCFVSLFAAVAIGLIGRAYMPALLNTAGNSETIFIHLAVDFFPPLLAGLVISGVLAASMSSSDSYMLIASSALANDIFKGLVKKDASESLVMWVARITMLLVTIFGVAIALSGNQSIFRIVSYAWAGLGAAFGPLILFSLFWKRTTLQGAIAGMLTGGGMVIIWKEFISKIGGAFGVYELLPAFILSCLAIFLVSLATPKPSEEIEKEFIAAKTAEF; encoded by the coding sequence ATGTCTGCGTCCAATATTCAGACCCTGATTGGGATGGGAGCCTATCTGGTGGTGATGATCGTCATCGGTTTGTGGTATGCCCAGCGGAGTAACAGTAACCCCGAGGAGTTTTTCCTTGGGAAACGGGGGCTCGGGCCCTGGGTGGCGGCTATGAGCGCCGAGGCATCGGATATGAGCGGCTGGCTCCTCATGGGGTTGCCCGGGGTGGCCTACTTTACCGGGATGGGGGAGGCCTTCTGGACCGCCCTGGGGCTCTTTATCGGGACCTGGATCAACTGGCAGCTCGTGGCAAAACGGCTCCGCGCCTATTCCCAGGTGGCGGATAACGCCATCACCCTGCCGACCTTCTTCAGCAACCGCTTCCATGACAAAAAGCGCATCCTCATGTCCATTGCCGCCCTGGTGATCCTGGTGTTCTTCTCTATTTATGCGGGCTCCCAGTTTGTCACCTTCGGGAAACTCTTTGGTTACGTCTTTGGGGCGGAAGACTACTATACCGCCATGGTCATCCTGGGAGCGGCCCTGGTGATGGTCTATACCCTTCTGGGAGGCTTTCTGGCGGAGAGCACTACCGACTTTATCCAGGGCCTGATGATGATCCTGGTCCTAATCCTGGTCCTGGGTTTCGGGGTTTCCCATGCCGGGGGCTTGGCGGGGGTTTCTGAAAACCTCAAGAATTTCCCCCGGTTTACAGATATCTTCGGTATAGCCACCCCCCTGGATGCTTCGGGGAAAGCCGCAGGGGTCCAGGCCCTGGTGAACGGGAAGCCCTCTTTTGGCCCCGGGGCAAACTATTCCCTGCTCAACATCGTTTCCTGCATGGCTTGGGGGCTGGGCTATTTCGGTATGCCCCAGGTGCTGCTCCGGTTTATGGCCATACGCAAATCCTCTAAAATTGCCCAATCCCGGCTTATCGCGGTGACCTGGTGCTTCGTCTCCCTTTTTGCCGCAGTGGCCATCGGCCTTATCGGGAGGGCCTATATGCCCGCCCTGCTCAATACAGCGGGAAATTCGGAAACCATCTTCATCCATCTGGCCGTGGACTTTTTCCCGCCCCTCCTGGCAGGGCTGGTGATTTCCGGGGTCCTGGCGGCCTCCATGAGTTCTTCTGACTCCTATATGCTCATCGCTTCCTCAGCCCTGGCCAACGACATCTTCAAGGGGCTTGTTAAAAAGGACGCCAGCGAAAGCCTGGTAATGTGGGTGGCCCGGATCACCATGCTCCTGGTAACCATCTTCGGGGTGGCCATCGCCCTTTCGGGCAACCAGTCGATCTTCCGCATCGTCTCCTACGCCTGGGCTGGCCTGGGCGCCGCCTTCGGCCCCCTGATCCTTTTCTCCCTGTTCTGGAAACGGACCACTCTGCAAGGGGCCATCGCAGGAATGCTCACCGGCGGCGGCATGGTGATCATCTGGAAGGAATTCATCAGCAAGATCGGGGGCGCCTTTGGGGTATACGAGCTCCTCCCCGCGTTCATCCTGTCCTGTCTGGCGATCTTCCTGGTCAGCCTGGCAACTCCCAAGCCCTCGGAGGAGATTGAAAAGGAATTTATCGCCGCAAAAACTGCGGAATTTTAA